A section of the Pediococcus inopinatus genome encodes:
- a CDS encoding IS3 family transposase → MPRSTYYYTQSHERRKFDDDQIIQAIDEIRQKDPKYTKKYGYRRLTNALHDLGFKVNHKRVLRIMQEHGWLCHAFNRQTKKYNSYKGLVGKIAANRLKRRFKTDRPYQKLVADVSEFRYGNMGMNERVYLEPVLDLFSGEILAFNISEHPTVKFAIKPLKEALEKLPKLNYRTTVHTDQGFQYQHRHWQQVLKQHHAYQSMSRKATCLDNAAMESFFHIMKAEMMDEHFEDKASLIQAMTEWIGFYNNRRIKTKLNGKSPVKYRELAVQRAA, encoded by the coding sequence ATTCCACGCAGTACCTATTACTACACTCAGAGTCATGAGAGACGTAAATTTGATGATGACCAGATTATTCAAGCAATAGACGAGATTCGCCAAAAAGATCCAAAATACACCAAAAAATACGGCTATCGAAGACTTACAAATGCATTACATGATTTAGGATTTAAAGTTAATCATAAACGCGTTTTGCGAATTATGCAGGAACACGGGTGGTTGTGTCATGCCTTTAATCGACAAACCAAAAAATATAATTCATATAAAGGTTTAGTGGGTAAAATCGCCGCTAATCGCTTAAAGCGACGCTTCAAAACCGATAGACCTTATCAAAAGCTCGTCGCAGACGTTAGTGAATTCAGATATGGAAACATGGGAATGAACGAACGAGTTTACCTCGAACCAGTTCTTGATTTGTTTTCTGGAGAAATTCTAGCATTCAATATTAGTGAACATCCAACAGTTAAATTCGCAATTAAACCGCTTAAAGAGGCTTTAGAAAAGCTACCAAAACTAAATTACCGGACAACAGTCCATACTGACCAAGGCTTTCAGTATCAACATCGACACTGGCAGCAGGTTTTAAAGCAACATCACGCTTATCAAAGCATGTCACGTAAAGCAACTTGTCTTGATAATGCGGCGATGGAGTCATTCTTTCACATTATGAAAGCTGAAATGATGGATGAACATTTTGAAGATAAAGCTAGCTTAATCCAAGCAATGACCGAATGGATAGGTTTTTATAATAATCGTCGAATTAAAACAAAATTGAACGGCAAGTCCCCGGTAAAATACCGAGAACTCGCCGTTCAGAGAGCAGCATAA
- a CDS encoding ABC transporter permease — translation MNYLKRSMLYLTHKKGQSLLLLLIMSAILVFVLSGLIIQNAAVSATNSVTKSAGTTISVSANREKMFSKMRPSSSSSKSKPKTITTPTVSNTKIKKAGSLNTVAYYNITNTASVNASSFDTVSTTTGTSGGMSGGGMKGSASTGDISIDGVSSTKLTSTFVSKSNKIVSGRNITTSDANTKNVVIEKELATENGIKVGDTITVKMTTSGKKSIKLKVVGIYKAKSTSSTAPGSEPSNTIYTSYTLPATITGTEGKSSTVTYTLENSAKEKSTTKKIKSIINSSSFSVSSDDASYKQLLQPMKNVQSFAKKIVWLVAIAGTIILALIIILSVRTRQREIGVLVSLGESKLHIVGQLFSELFVILIGAMVVALLLGSFVGNKVGNQLLAQQQTTSVSSTTGSTGGPGGGGAPGSSQAGGGMRGGGMATQSATTTSASNKKALKTLNTSITPSSVIKLGGMGLVIIALAVCVSAISILRLRPKDILIGE, via the coding sequence ATGAATTATTTAAAACGGTCAATGCTTTACTTGACCCATAAAAAAGGTCAGAGTTTGTTGTTGCTGCTCATTATGTCAGCAATTTTGGTTTTTGTATTATCAGGACTCATTATTCAAAACGCCGCAGTGTCAGCAACCAATAGTGTGACAAAATCGGCAGGTACCACGATTAGTGTTTCGGCTAATCGAGAAAAGATGTTTTCAAAGATGCGACCGAGTTCTAGTTCGTCTAAATCCAAGCCAAAGACGATCACGACGCCTACTGTATCTAACACTAAAATTAAAAAGGCTGGTAGTTTAAATACTGTTGCCTACTATAATATTACGAATACGGCATCTGTAAACGCCAGTTCGTTTGATACGGTATCCACGACTACTGGCACTTCTGGTGGCATGAGCGGCGGTGGTATGAAAGGTAGCGCTTCTACTGGTGATATCAGTATTGATGGGGTTTCAAGTACTAAACTAACCTCAACATTCGTTTCTAAATCGAATAAAATCGTTTCTGGGCGGAATATTACCACTAGTGATGCCAATACGAAAAACGTTGTAATTGAAAAAGAATTGGCAACGGAAAATGGTATTAAAGTCGGCGACACAATTACAGTTAAAATGACAACTTCAGGTAAGAAATCAATTAAATTAAAAGTTGTCGGAATTTACAAAGCAAAATCAACCAGCAGTACTGCGCCGGGTAGCGAACCAAGTAACACGATTTATACCAGCTACACGCTGCCTGCAACAATTACGGGTACAGAGGGTAAATCAAGCACGGTGACATATACGCTTGAAAATTCAGCAAAAGAAAAATCAACCACTAAAAAAATTAAAAGCATTATAAACAGTAGTTCATTTTCAGTAAGTTCAGACGATGCCAGTTACAAACAATTGTTACAACCAATGAAAAACGTGCAATCTTTTGCTAAGAAGATTGTTTGGTTAGTTGCGATTGCTGGAACAATTATTTTGGCGTTGATCATTATCTTGTCCGTTAGAACGCGCCAACGAGAAATCGGAGTTTTGGTTTCCTTGGGCGAATCTAAATTGCACATTGTCGGTCAATTGTTCTCCGAATTATTCGTTATTTTAATTGGTGCGATGGTTGTGGCCCTTCTGCTAGGGAGTTTTGTGGGCAACAAGGTTGGTAACCAATTATTAGCCCAGCAGCAGACCACCTCGGTTTCAAGCACCACAGGTTCGACTGGTGGACCTGGTGGTGGCGGAGCTCCTGGCTCAAGTCAGGCCGGCGGCGGTATGCGTGGCGGTGGCATGGCAACACAATCCGCGACGACAACTAGTGCATCAAATAAAAAAGCATTGAAGACGCTAAACACAAGTATCACGCCAAGTTCAGTGATTAAACTAGGTGGGATGGGGCTTGTAATCATAGCTTTAGCAGTCTGTGTGTCAGCTATCAGTATTTTGAGGTTGCGACCAAAAGATATATTGATTGGTGAATAA